From a region of the Gossypium raimondii isolate GPD5lz chromosome 10, ASM2569854v1, whole genome shotgun sequence genome:
- the LOC105774926 gene encoding uncharacterized protein LOC105774926 has translation MLRYQWEDAVRFWHSKKDEELSSGQKVRRLQLFEITHRKKDGSPMTPEAAEIMEKLKDKKAEYEAIASNDSSIHLEDIDNQIITEVLGPERYGRVRFQGSFVNPTQYFRSSS, from the exons atgctgaggtaccaatgggaagatgcggttagattttggcattcgaagaaagacgag gaattgtcgtccggtcaaaaagttagacgccttcaactttttgaaattacacataggaagaaagatggatctcctatgactcctgaagctgcagaaattatg gaaaaactaaaggataaaaaggcggagtatgaagcgattgcttccaATGATAGTTCtattcatcttgaagacattgataaccagattattactgaagttttgggtcctgaaaggtatggtcgggttcgatttcaaggatcttttgttaacccaacccaatattttagATCCAGCTCATag